Within the Chromobacterium paludis genome, the region TCTATACAAAGGGGAAAGGAGTTTCAAAAGATATTCATGACGTACTGGCTATCAATCCTAAACGATCGTGTGTGCTCATCCCGATAGATGACGGCATCGCCACTTATTCAATTTTTGGCAAAATCCAAGATCCTTCTCTCTGGCATGCCAAATACAATGACAAGAGATTCAATTTTTACACTCAGTCAGCGGTCATCTTTTCAACTATCCATGCAAAATTCGATCAGGATGGCACGTTGAGGTTGAACTTCACGAAAAAAAATGGCGAAGAGGCTCAGCATAAAGTTATCAAAGCCTGCGGTGAAAAATAAAATATTATTTGCTTAAGGTAACTCACAAATATAACATGCTTTATTCATGTGTACCGCACTGAAGCCATCATACGAATCCAGTTTTATCAACTGTTACTATTGAGCAGTCTTTTCGCCGCCATACAAAAGTGGCATCTGACCATCGATAAGATGCCAATATCGCTATAAGCTGGGACACGCTGCAATTGTATGCCGATAAAACGCTGGCCGGTTCCAATGCCGGCCAGTATTCGGCAGAGAACTTGGTGTAGTTGGACATATGCACCCCAGGTACTTTCGCACGCGAACGGCATGCAATCAGGAACAAATCACCAGCATTCTCAAGACAAACAATGCCACGTTGGTCGATACCTACAAGTCTAGCGAACTGGTCTATAAGGCGGCGCAGAACTACAAACTGAATCCTAAAGTTCTGCTGGCTACGATGAAACAGGAGCAAGGCTGGGCTAAAAATGGACGCTACAACAAATTGATGGGCGTAGGACCGGGCGGGCAGCCATCGGTGTTGCATCCCGGACGATTATCTGAGTAAACGCCTCTGGAAACTCACCCTGGCTCGCGAGGGTTTGGGTAAGCTTCTGGAAACGCTCAAGGCCCAGACAACATGATCGTCAAATTGCACAAACAAGCCCGCACCACTCCGGCCATCCGTCAGGAAATTCGGCAAGCGACCGGCACCCTGGCCGAGCTGGCCGCTCGCTACAACGTCACCATTGACACCATCCGCAAATGGAAGAGCCGGGATAGCGTCGAAGATCGTTCCCATACGGCGCACCGGCTGCAGACTACGCTTACGCCGGCTCAGGAACGCATCGCTGTCGAACTACGCAAAATCCTCAAGCTGGGACTGGATGACTTGCCGGTGGTGATCCGCGAGTTCCTGAATCCCGCCGTCTCGCGGTCTGGGTTGGATCGTTGCCTGCGCCGCCATGGCGTGGGCAGTTTGCGCGACCTGGAACCGGCTGCTGCGGTCAAAACCAGCAAGCCGTTCCAGGCTTACGACCCCGGCTATTTCCATATTGATGTCAAATACTTGCCGCAGATGCCGGATGAAACCTCCTGCCGTTATCTGTTTGTCGCGATTACGGCAGCGGCCACGTGCACGGCCTGCTGTTCGGCCAGCGCGACATCTTCAACCTGGAGCGCGACAAGCTGCACCGCGAAACCCAGCGCATGTTGGGCAATGCGCTGCAGCAGACCCTGGCCTACGACAAGGCCGGCCGCCTCTCCAGCCAGCGGCTGATGGGCGCCACGCAATGGAGCCGCCAGTACCAGTACGACTCCGCCAGCCAGCTCACCGGTATCGCTGACAGCCGCAGCGGCCAACTGAATTACCGCTATGACCCGGTGGGCCGCCTGCTGGAGGCCGCCACCCCCAAGGGCGTGGAGAACTTCAACTTCGACCCGGCCGGCAATTTGCTGGACAACGCCCCGGCCGCCGACGGCCATCAGGACAACAGCCTGATGGGCAACCTGCTCAGCCAATACGCCGGCCGCCACTACCGCTACGACAGCCGCGGCAACCTGGTGGAGAAGGAGGACCGGGTTGCCGCGCGGGTCGTGCCCAATCAGATGAAAGCTGTGCTTGCCGATATCCAGACCGATGAGTGTGACGGTTGCCATGATGCTCTCCCCGAAGAAGAAAAAATGCCTCAGCAGGTTTGACGCCTGCTGAGGCATTTAGGTCAGGCTGACCATCACATTAAGCCCCAGCATTCCGGGGCTTTATTGAATAGTATCATCGGGGAGTACTGATGATCTTGTGTTAAATACTTGCAACTGCGCACCCCGCCAATCACGAAATCAGCATCAAGGCAAGCAGCAGAACGGAGACGAAATCTCCAACACAAAGCAGGGGCTATACTTCATCTATCTATTTTTATCAAATCAGAATAATGACCAAACGTTGGATATTTTTGATAATTCTTACTTGGATCAAACTCACCAGTAGCAGCCTCGACAGAATGGGGGTTAAATTTTTCATGCTTTATGTGTAACGAACCATCTTGCTGAAAAATATATGATGCACCACCCGTCACAAGAGGCTTGTCATCTAAAAAATCCCTATATATAGCCATTGTCAAAAACAAATCATCTTGCGATATTTTCTTGAAATGATACTCAAGCCTTTCTCGCAATTGATCATCAAAAAATGTGACCGCAATAAACTCTCTAGCGACATTTAAATAACAAAAAGGCTTACCCGACATCTCAACAATGGCAGTATATGTTTCACCGTCAGTATGCAGCTTTTCAGCATCCTGCTCACTCAATGGATCAATCGGTTTTTTTGAGTGACGAAACCATGATTTACAATATTGTATTTTTATCAATTGTACACCTTTCCTGCAGAGTCCCTAATTACGACTCCAGCCTTATTGGCTGAATTGATTACGCTTTGAGGTACTGGATTAATCTGAACAGGGACTTCCAGTATATAAACCCCGTTCAATGATTGCCCCGCCAGGTTCCCACTGGATGGCACATTAGCAATAGTTGCACCTGTCGGATACTTGTTAGCAATTTCATTTATATAATTATTCGCCGTAGATGGTTGTATATCAGAAAGTTGCGTATATTTTCTTGAGACAATCTCACCCGAAATGGGATTGTACGAATCCAAACGGTAGTAACCACCAACTGGATTTTCTATATACACTTCGTTATATGGGTACGCAGCCGCTTGCTGCTTGTTGAACTGATTCCCTTTATCTAGATTAACCAACCAACTCGGCTTGCTAGATGCATTCGCAACCTGCTCCACGGAGTTTGCAGAACCACCTATTAGCCGAGTAGCACCAACCTCCTCACCAACTTTCTCAACCTGCTGGATCGTCTTCTCTGTCTGACTGAGCTCCGATAGCTCGGAAGAAACTCCTCCCACATTTTTGGTTGACCCAAAGACAACACCCGCAATCGGAATCAGATTCAACCCTTGCTTGATATCATCCGCGCTAAAATCCAGCCCATACTTTTTAAGGTTATCATGAAGCTCTCTGGCAGCCCCCTCGGTTGCCAAGTAACGACTATCCGCCTCTTTGTTCTGTGTAAACTTGTCGGACAGTTCCGTTTTTCGTAAAACTCCACCATAACTTGCTGTATCAACTATAGTCTCGTGATAATCACGCAATTCTTGCTGCTCTTTCCCATATCGCGCACCTTCTTTCTCTAAGGACAAGTAAAACTTATATTCTTTAGAGTCTGGCAAGAATTGTGCTGAGCACTTTAGCAACGCACAAGCCGCTGCCTGCAGCCTATGTTTAGCAGCCGCATCTCCACGCGCAATTTTATCAATGATACTCTGTTGCTTCGCGCTAGTTAATGAGTTGTTCTCCAATTCGATCTTCGCCGCATTCACCGTCGTCGCGGCCGTGTTCGCGCCGCCGGTGCCGGCCGCCACGCCCGCCAGCAGGCCGCTGACCAGGTTTTCCCGCTGCAGCTTCTCTTCCGCCGTCATCTTATCGGGATTGGTATGCTGGATGGCGTCCAGCGCGTTGTTCAGCGCCACGCTGGCCGCGCCGCCCGCCGCCCCCGCGCCGCAGCTCTGGCCGCTGGCGCTCGCGCCGGCGCAAGCCAATGCAGCGTGCAACACCGCGCGGACGGTTTCGCTTTCTACCGTGGGGTTTTGGTCTTTCTCCAACTGATCCGCCAGCTTTTTCACTTCCTGCGCGCCCAGTCCCTGCAGGTAAGCGATGCCGGCGTTCTGGGCCATGCCGGCAAGGCTGTTGCCCAGATTGCCGGTGATGCCGGCCATTACCGCAGTGATTACCTGTCCTCTGCGGCTGCCTGGCGCCCACTTGGCGGCATCCTCCTCGGTGTCGATAGCCTCTTGCTGAAGCTTATGGTACTCATCGCTGTTCTTCGACAGACCGTTGTCTTCCGCGCGCTTCAACGCCTCCTTCGCCTCCTTGGCCGCTTGCATCTTGTTGGAGATGAAAGTGCCCACCTGCTGATTCAAGGCACTGGCCGCGTCAAACAGGCCTTGCACCTGATTGGCGTCGAAGTTGTTGGCCAGCTTGCCGCTACCGTCCTTGTCGCTGCTGACATTGCGGTTGGTGCCGGCTGCGGCCTGGGACGCGGTTTGGCCGGTTTGCGCTTCCTGCAGCGCGTTATTGGTGATGGTGAGGCTGCCGCCGCTGATGCCGGCCCGGGTGGTGCTCTTGTCGTGGTCCGACGCAGCCATGGCCATGCCGGACACGCCACCGGTGCCGGCGGTGACGCTGATGCTGCTGGCGGTGAAGTCGGCGTGGTTTTCCAGATCCTTGAGCACCAACGCGCCGGTTTGCAGGCTGTTTTTGCCATCGGCCACGGCCTTGTCGCTGCTGGCGAGGGCTGCGCCGTTCAAGGTGGTGATGCCGCCAACCTTGAGCTGGAAGCCGCCGTTGCCGGCTTTTATCCCGGACTGGCGCTGCACGCTGGCGTAGTCGGCGTCCATTTTCTGCTGGCTGAGGCTGACCGAGCCGCTGAAGC harbors:
- a CDS encoding RHS repeat domain-containing protein produces the protein MLGNALQQTLAYDKAGRLSSQRLMGATQWSRQYQYDSASQLTGIADSRSGQLNYRYDPVGRLLEAATPKGVENFNFDPAGNLLDNAPAADGHQDNSLMGNLLSQYAGRHYRYDSRGNLVEKEDRVAARVVPNQMKAVLADIQTDECDGCHDALPEEEKMPQQV
- a CDS encoding lytic transglycosylase, translating into MIKIQYCKSWFRHSKKPIDPLSEQDAEKLHTDGETYTAIVEMSGKPFCYLNVAREFIAVTFFDDQLRERLEYHFKKISQDDLFLTMAIYRDFLDDKPLVTGGASYIFQQDGSLHIKHEKFNPHSVEAATGEFDPSKNYQKYPTFGHYSDLIKIDR